One Echinicola strongylocentroti DNA window includes the following coding sequences:
- a CDS encoding RagB/SusD family nutrient uptake outer membrane protein gives MKNYIILIVSILGIMGLSSCSDFLEEENRNYLSDEILLSDPTALDQMVANAYDKMRLATTFYDLDHQGTDIFTRRDIIAGISELNDYVNLRPVNGALQTYWTNYYNVVAATNTAISRADQVQGLSDADRAVGVGEAKFLRAFAYFHLVENFGGVPLVLEEIKTAQNDFVRASEADVYGQIMADLDDALTAVAESPTQYGKVSKDAVRHLKAKVLLTRGYKDFGSATDFSEAATLAETVIDKHPLVDDFGSLMSIENQRNEEVIFSLLYGDNPVSRGLGNYRHLLFKFVYDVYPGQTRSTLYHRGLGRAPTPYFFSLFEEGDEREEATIRRLMIAEVNGPDGIIQEGDTSIYFPKSAWADAVISSKDYVVFNPDEYFTPDGLTQVHFPMFKKFDDPGVPYTNPGINPDGERDAILIRSGETRLIAAEAYLQAGDADKAAEHINALRDRAGLEMMLEAVDMNIDVILDESAIEMAGEISRWMDLKRTGKLQERVLEYNPHAALNNAIKPFHSLRPIPQSEVDVTGNSITQNDGY, from the coding sequence ATGAAGAACTATATTATATTAATCGTAAGTATCCTCGGAATCATGGGCTTGTCCTCTTGCTCGGATTTTCTGGAAGAAGAAAACAGAAATTACCTGTCCGATGAGATCCTGCTCAGCGATCCCACCGCACTGGACCAAATGGTGGCCAATGCTTATGACAAAATGCGTTTGGCAACTACTTTCTATGACCTTGACCATCAGGGTACGGATATATTTACCCGAAGGGATATCATTGCCGGGATCAGTGAGTTGAATGACTATGTTAACCTCCGGCCAGTAAATGGCGCTTTGCAAACATACTGGACCAATTATTACAATGTTGTGGCCGCGACCAATACAGCCATCAGTAGGGCAGACCAGGTGCAGGGATTGAGTGATGCAGACCGAGCAGTGGGAGTGGGTGAGGCCAAGTTTTTACGGGCTTTTGCTTATTTCCATCTGGTAGAGAACTTTGGAGGGGTGCCCTTGGTGCTGGAAGAAATTAAAACTGCCCAAAATGACTTTGTACGAGCAAGTGAGGCGGATGTTTATGGTCAGATAATGGCTGATCTGGATGATGCCTTGACAGCTGTGGCCGAATCCCCGACTCAATATGGAAAAGTATCAAAGGATGCCGTAAGGCACCTAAAGGCCAAAGTACTTTTGACAAGAGGCTATAAGGATTTTGGCAGTGCAACTGATTTTTCTGAGGCGGCGACATTGGCCGAAACAGTGATCGACAAGCATCCTTTGGTGGATGACTTTGGGTCATTGATGTCCATCGAAAACCAACGGAACGAAGAAGTCATCTTTTCTTTGCTATATGGAGACAACCCCGTATCAAGAGGTCTTGGAAACTATCGCCATTTACTGTTTAAGTTTGTGTACGATGTATATCCAGGCCAGACACGCTCTACGCTTTACCATAGAGGGTTAGGTAGGGCTCCCACACCTTATTTCTTCAGCTTGTTTGAAGAAGGTGACGAAAGGGAGGAAGCTACGATCAGAAGGTTGATGATTGCGGAAGTGAATGGGCCAGATGGGATCATTCAAGAAGGAGATACCAGCATCTATTTCCCTAAGTCAGCTTGGGCGGATGCTGTCATCAGCAGTAAGGACTACGTAGTTTTCAATCCAGATGAATATTTTACTCCTGATGGATTGACTCAGGTTCATTTTCCGATGTTCAAGAAATTTGACGATCCGGGGGTACCTTATACCAATCCAGGGATCAATCCAGATGGTGAGCGGGACGCGATCTTGATCCGCTCTGGGGAAACCAGGTTGATCGCAGCAGAGGCTTACCTCCAGGCTGGCGATGCTGACAAAGCAGCTGAACATATCAACGCACTTCGCGATCGTGCTGGGCTAGAGATGATGTTGGAAGCTGTTGACATGAACATTGATGTGATCTTGGATGAAAGTGCGATCGAAATGGCAGGAGAGATCAGCCGATGGATGGACCTCAAACGTACGGGCAAGCTGCAGGAAAGAGTACTCGAGTACAACCCTCATGCCGCTCTGAACAATGCCATTAAGCCTTTTCATAGCCTTAGACCCATTCCGCAAAGCGAAGTGGATGTCACTGGAAACAGTATCACACAAAACGACGGATATTAA